The following are encoded in a window of Deltaproteobacteria bacterium genomic DNA:
- the amrS gene encoding AmmeMemoRadiSam system radical SAM enzyme yields the protein MKEAYLYEKLDNGKVKCLLCNHRCLIRDGGKGICNVRENRGGTLVSLVYGKVVARHVDPIEKKPLFHFLPGTPSYSMATVGCNFRCSFCQNADISQMPVDQGRIWGEDMTPGRIVEEAERSRSATIAYTYTEPTVYYELAVDTARLATERGIRNVFVSNGYMTVECLQDIHPHLHGANVDLKSFSDKFYRDQCGARLDPVLRSLETMHKQGIWIEVTTLLIPGLNDSKEEVREIAGFLARLDQNIPWHISRFHPTYRLLDVPATPPDVIRRAREIGFEAGLRYVYTGNLPGDEGEKTFCHQCGHLLIDRYGFTVGTFRIEDGHCPECHAEIPGVWK from the coding sequence ATGAAGGAAGCCTATTTGTACGAAAAGCTGGATAACGGAAAGGTCAAGTGCCTTCTTTGCAATCACCGGTGCCTGATACGGGACGGGGGCAAGGGAATCTGCAACGTCCGGGAAAATCGCGGAGGTACCCTGGTAAGTCTCGTTTACGGAAAGGTTGTAGCAAGGCACGTGGATCCGATCGAAAAGAAGCCGCTTTTCCACTTTCTTCCAGGTACCCCTTCCTATTCTATGGCCACGGTGGGATGCAATTTCCGATGCAGCTTCTGCCAGAATGCGGACATCTCTCAAATGCCCGTAGATCAAGGCCGCATATGGGGAGAGGACATGACTCCGGGGAGGATCGTTGAGGAGGCGGAAAGGAGTCGCTCAGCCACCATCGCTTACACCTATACGGAACCCACGGTCTACTACGAATTGGCCGTCGACACGGCCCGCCTCGCCACTGAAAGGGGGATTCGGAACGTCTTCGTCTCCAACGGGTATATGACCGTGGAATGCCTTCAGGACATCCATCCGCACCTCCACGGCGCCAACGTGGATCTCAAGTCTTTCTCGGACAAGTTTTACAGGGATCAGTGCGGGGCCAGGTTGGATCCTGTGCTCAGGTCTCTGGAGACCATGCACAAACAGGGGATCTGGATCGAAGTGACCACCCTCCTGATCCCGGGTCTGAATGACAGCAAGGAGGAAGTCAGGGAAATCGCCGGTTTTCTCGCCCGGCTGGATCAGAATATTCCTTGGCATATCAGCCGGTTTCATCCTACATACCGCCTTCTGGATGTTCCCGCCACTCCCCCGGATGTGATCCGGCGTGCCAGGGAAATCGGTTTCGAGGCGGGGCTGAGGTATGTTTATACCGGAAACCTTCCGGGAGATGAGGGTGAAAAGACCTTCTGCCACCAGTGCGGGCACCTTCTTATCGACAGGTACGGCTTTACCGTTGGAACTTTCAGGATCGAAGACGGACATTGCCCCGAATGCCATGCGGAGATTCCCGGGGTCTGGAAATAG